The following are encoded together in the Lactuca sativa cultivar Salinas chromosome 1, Lsat_Salinas_v11, whole genome shotgun sequence genome:
- the LOC111916008 gene encoding disease resistance protein RPV1 isoform X1: protein MVVLSEFSEGSSSSSSTHDHRYDVFLSFRGVDTRKSFTNHLYNALTHANITTFLDDEEIETGEDLKPELESAIRGSRASVVVLSENYAISTWCLDELVLILEQRMKCNNVVIPIYYHVEPTHVRKQENSFGEAMAKHRQMIEAETDENKRNQWAQKIELWNKALREVADLKGKDANGRLEVEFIDEIVKDIFRRLHISSRFPLPQLIGMKDSIKFIISWLKDASSHMPDILTILGMGGIGKTSLAKYVYVLHSHEFDKSSFIADISRRCDEKYNGMIDVQKQLYGDISKPSLVQIRDVSIYTSMIESVVARKKVFLVLDDISSIDQLDALLGSKRFHPGSKILITTKDAWLTQSCSPFKTKIKPNHAEHKLEGLSTTESQKLLCFHAFMCNDPKPGYEEVSQKIVKYCEGHPMALKVLGRSLHNRDVTYWEGYIDRLKKENDSPINNILRMSFDSFPSENDKDLFKYIACTFVGMDRDDVVTILEACGIETKIGITNLIDKCLLSIGWNNELMMHQLVQEMGRFLVREESLYKPWERSRLWGHESFMVLDQEKGTKNVLGLTLDMRMLEKKKLNGSLEFKTDALSKMDRLMLLQLNYVQIMGSYKNFPKELRWLCMHGFPLKSIPSDLSMENVVALDMSYSNIESFEICYSYPQRLHKRLKQLIGSCTKDKRLLGSLKILNLSFCEQIRSVRGFDHLPKLESLILKGCIGLLEVCESIEQCFELVLIDLSYCKKLEKLPRSLGMLKKVKTLLLNGCYIGESQIKIRDMDSSEMLKSNNIRINTITSSSTVVLHAMPSYSKFSVISLPRSLVRLSLENNNLSTESFPTDFSCLYMLKKLYLDENPIVSLPSCVKTLPRLETLSMRDCKMLTTVEHLPHTLTHLNLHFDSNKPLLRKVVFDPQMSPLQFSLGRRIVAFSSFECEGMVKIQPMAGVEEKLLCSLGWTKLDFLNGKHVTTSSSYGESEESEIQMYYEFGIFSTIYEGQEMPNWITDRTTGLSMSFTIPSSPNHLTGINFCCQLASPFPDEKLVLVDYVLLDFPVIKLSNITKNLTWIYDHYIDSVYAGGDCVILLSHWMFGMNEMECGDHVIVSVRWAPDDIGDAVSKECGVSFVYDDGKKEEEKEEEEDVLGYYKSWNHIIGGDLTAFQTTTGEYILSKDRILWPSLDIALLNYYYLCVEGAHFKDKIFSFKALSQRKSGVPVDHGP, encoded by the exons ATGGTTGTTCTGTCTGAATTTTCTGAAGGatcctcatcttcttcatcaactCATGATCATAGATATGATGTATTTTTAAGTTTTAGAGGTGTTGACACTCGTAAGAGTTTCACTAATCACCTTTATAATGCCCTCACTCATGCCAATATCACCACCTTCTTGGATGATGAAGAGATTGAAACTGGGGAAGATCTGAAACCAGAATTGGAGAGTGCTATTAGAGGGTCTAGGGCTTCTGTTGTCGTGTTGTCTGAAAATTATGCTATTTCCACTTGGTGTCTTGATGAACTGGTATTGATCCTTGAGCAACGTATGAAATGCAACAATGTTGTAATCCCCATCTATTATCATGTTGAGCCCACCCATGTCAGGAAGCAAGAAAATAGCTTTGGAGAGGCAATGGCTAAGCATAGACAGATGATAGAGGCTGAGACAGATGAAAATAAAAGAAATCAATGGGCTCAAAAGATAGAGCTTTGGAATAAAGCGCTTAGAGAAGTTGCTGATTTAAAAGGGAAGGATGCAAATGGCAG GCTAGAGGTGGAGTTCATTGATGAAATTGTCAAGGACATCTTCCGTAGATTGCACATATCCTCAAGGTTTCCACTACCACAACTTATTGGGATGAAAGATTCCATTAAATTCATCATATCATGGTTGAAAGATGCATCATCACATATGCCAGATATACTTACTATTTTGGGTATGGGTGGGATTGGGAAGACGTCTTTAGCCAAATATGTCTATGTGCTACATTCTCATGAATTTGACAAAAGCAGCTTCATTGCAGATATCAGTAGGCGATGTGATGAAAAATATAATGGGATGATTGATGTACAAAAACAACTCTATGGTGACATTTCCAAACCAAGTTTAGTTCAAATTCGTGATGTTTCTATATACACCTCAATGATAGAGAGTGTAGTAGCCCGTAAAAAGGTGTTTCTAGTTCTTGATGATATTAGTAGTATCGATCAGCTAGATGCGTTACTTGGAAGCAAAAGGTTTCACCCAGGAAGCAAAATTCTAATAACAACAAAGGATGCATGGTTGACACAGAGTTGTTCACCattcaaaacaaagattaaacCCAATCATGCAGAGCACAAGCTTGAAGGCTTGTCTACTACTGAATCACAAAAACTTTTGTGTTTTCATGCATTCATGTGCAACGATCCCAAGCCTGGTTATGAAGAGGTGTCACAAAAAATTGTGAAATATTGTGAAGGACATCCTATGGCTCTTAAAGTTTTGGGTAGGTCTCTACATAATCGAGATGTAACTTATTGGGAGGGTTACATAGACAGACtgaagaaagaaaatgattcCCCTATAAATAATATCTTGAGAATGAGCTTTGATTCTTTTCCATCAGAAAATGATAAGGACTTATTTAAGTATATTGCTTGTACTTTTGTTGGAATGGATAGAGATGATGTCGTAACAATATTAGAGGCATGTGGTATAGAAACAAAAATTGGGATCACGAATCTCATCGATAAATGCCTTCTTAGTATCGGATGGAATAATGAATTGATGATGCATCAGTTAGTTCAAGAGATGGGAAGATTTTTGGTACGTGAAGAATCACTTTACAAACCATGGGAACGAAGTCGATTATGGGGCCATGAGTCGTTTATGGTATTGGATCAAGAAAAG GGTACGAAAAATGTTCTAGGCCTTACCCTTGACATGAGAATGCTTGAGAAAAAGAAGTTAAATGGATCACTTGAGTTCAAAACAGATGCATTGAGTAAGATGGATAGGCTAATGCTTCTACAACTTAATTATGTTCAAATAATGGGCTCTTACAAGAATTTCCCAAAAGAATTAAGATGGTTGTGTATGCATGGGTTCCCTTTGAAATCTATACCTTCAGACTTATCAATGGAGAATGTGGTTGCTCTTGACATGTCATATAGCAACATTGAATCATTTGAGATTTGTTATAGCTATCCACAACGACTTCATAAGAGGCTAAAG CAATTGATTGGATCATGCACAAAAGACAAAAGATTGCTTGGATCATTGAAAATTCTTAATTTAAGTTTCTGTGAACAGATTCGTAGTGTTCGTGGCTTCGATCACCTCCCTAAACTTGAGAGTTTAATACTCAAAGGCTGTATTGGATTGCTTGAGGTTTGTGAATCAATTGAACAATGTTTTGAACTTGTCCTCATTGATCTGAGCTACTGCAAGAAGCTTGAAAAACTTCCAAGAAGCTTAGGGATGTTAAAGAAAGTTAAAACACTATTGCTAAACGGTTGTTATATCGGTGAATCTCAAATCAAGATTAGGGATATGGATTCATCGGAAATGTTGAAGTCTAACAATATTCGCATAAACACAATAACGTCTTCGTCCACTGTTGTTCTCCACGCTATGCCAAGTTATTCAAAGTTTTCTGTGATTTCTTTACCGAGATCTTTAGTAAGGTTGTCACTTGAGAATAATAATTTGTCCACTGAATCCTTTCCCACGGACTTCAGTTGCCTGTATATGCTAAAAAAGTTATATCTGGATGAAAATCCTATCGTTTCCCTGCCTAGTTGTGTGAAAACCCTTCCTAGGCTTGAGACACTTAGTATGAGAGATTGTAAAATGCTGACAACAGTCGAGCATCTTCCACATACACTCACACATTTAAACCTTCATTTTGATTCTAATAAACCTTTGCTACGAAAAGTTGTATTTGATCCACAAATGTCTCCACTCCAGTTCTCACTAGGACGGAGGATCGTGGCATTTTCATCATTTGAATGTGAAGGCATGGTGAAAATCCAACCAATGGCAGGGGTTGAGGAAAAGCTATTATGTAGTTTGGGTTGGACTAAGCTAGACTTTCTTAACGGAAAGCACGTGACAACTTCTTCTAGTTATGGAGAATCAGAGGAATCTGAAATCCAG ATGTATTACGAATTTGGAATATTCAGCACAATTTATGAAGGCCAAGAGATGCCGAATTGGATTACAGATAGAACCACAGGGCTATCGATGTCATTTACCATCCCATCATCTCCTAACCACCTCACTGGAATAAATTTTTGTTGTCAGTTGGCTTCTCCATTTCCTGATGAGAAGCTTGTATTAGTAGATTATGTTCTCCTTGATTTTCCGGTGATCAAACTTAGTAATATAACAAAGAATCTCACCTGGATATACGACCATTACATTGACAGTGTCTATGCAGGTGGAGATTGTGTAATATTGTTAAGCCATTGGATGTTTGGGATGAATGAGATGGAATGTGGTGACCACGTTATTGTTAGTGTGAGGTGGGCACCGGATGATATTGGTGATGCAGTTAGCAAGGAGTGTGGGGTGAGTTTTGTGTATGATGAtggaaaaaaagaagaagaaaaagaagaagaagaagatgtgcTGGGTTATTACAAGTCATGGAATCACATCATTGGTGGAGATCTCACTGCATTCCAAACAACAACAGGAGAATACATCCTAAGCAAAGATCGCATTCTGTGGCCTAGCCTTGATATAGCTCTACTGAACTATTATTATCTGTGTGTAGAAGGCGCCCACTTTAAAG ATAAAATATTTTCCTTTAAAGCTTTGTCCCAAAGGAAGTCTGGCGTACCAGTGGATCATGGCCCATAA
- the LOC111916008 gene encoding disease resistance protein RPV1 isoform X2: protein MVVLSEFSEGSSSSSSTHDHRYDVFLSFRGVDTRKSFTNHLYNALTHANITTFLDDEEIETGEDLKPELESAIRGSRASVVVLSENYAISTWCLDELVLILEQRMKCNNVVIPIYYHVEPTHVRKQENSFGEAMAKHRQMIEAETDENKRNQWAQKIELWNKALREVADLKGKDANGRLEVEFIDEIVKDIFRRLHISSRFPLPQLIGMKDSIKFIISWLKDASSHMPDILTILDISRRCDEKYNGMIDVQKQLYGDISKPSLVQIRDVSIYTSMIESVVARKKVFLVLDDISSIDQLDALLGSKRFHPGSKILITTKDAWLTQSCSPFKTKIKPNHAEHKLEGLSTTESQKLLCFHAFMCNDPKPGYEEVSQKIVKYCEGHPMALKVLGRSLHNRDVTYWEGYIDRLKKENDSPINNILRMSFDSFPSENDKDLFKYIACTFVGMDRDDVVTILEACGIETKIGITNLIDKCLLSIGWNNELMMHQLVQEMGRFLVREESLYKPWERSRLWGHESFMVLDQEKGTKNVLGLTLDMRMLEKKKLNGSLEFKTDALSKMDRLMLLQLNYVQIMGSYKNFPKELRWLCMHGFPLKSIPSDLSMENVVALDMSYSNIESFEICYSYPQRLHKRLKQLIGSCTKDKRLLGSLKILNLSFCEQIRSVRGFDHLPKLESLILKGCIGLLEVCESIEQCFELVLIDLSYCKKLEKLPRSLGMLKKVKTLLLNGCYIGESQIKIRDMDSSEMLKSNNIRINTITSSSTVVLHAMPSYSKFSVISLPRSLVRLSLENNNLSTESFPTDFSCLYMLKKLYLDENPIVSLPSCVKTLPRLETLSMRDCKMLTTVEHLPHTLTHLNLHFDSNKPLLRKVVFDPQMSPLQFSLGRRIVAFSSFECEGMVKIQPMAGVEEKLLCSLGWTKLDFLNGKHVTTSSSYGESEESEIQMYYEFGIFSTIYEGQEMPNWITDRTTGLSMSFTIPSSPNHLTGINFCCQLASPFPDEKLVLVDYVLLDFPVIKLSNITKNLTWIYDHYIDSVYAGGDCVILLSHWMFGMNEMECGDHVIVSVRWAPDDIGDAVSKECGVSFVYDDGKKEEEKEEEEDVLGYYKSWNHIIGGDLTAFQTTTGEYILSKDRILWPSLDIALLNYYYLCVEGAHFKDKIFSFKALSQRKSGVPVDHGP from the exons ATGGTTGTTCTGTCTGAATTTTCTGAAGGatcctcatcttcttcatcaactCATGATCATAGATATGATGTATTTTTAAGTTTTAGAGGTGTTGACACTCGTAAGAGTTTCACTAATCACCTTTATAATGCCCTCACTCATGCCAATATCACCACCTTCTTGGATGATGAAGAGATTGAAACTGGGGAAGATCTGAAACCAGAATTGGAGAGTGCTATTAGAGGGTCTAGGGCTTCTGTTGTCGTGTTGTCTGAAAATTATGCTATTTCCACTTGGTGTCTTGATGAACTGGTATTGATCCTTGAGCAACGTATGAAATGCAACAATGTTGTAATCCCCATCTATTATCATGTTGAGCCCACCCATGTCAGGAAGCAAGAAAATAGCTTTGGAGAGGCAATGGCTAAGCATAGACAGATGATAGAGGCTGAGACAGATGAAAATAAAAGAAATCAATGGGCTCAAAAGATAGAGCTTTGGAATAAAGCGCTTAGAGAAGTTGCTGATTTAAAAGGGAAGGATGCAAATGGCAG GCTAGAGGTGGAGTTCATTGATGAAATTGTCAAGGACATCTTCCGTAGATTGCACATATCCTCAAGGTTTCCACTACCACAACTTATTGGGATGAAAGATTCCATTAAATTCATCATATCATGGTTGAAAGATGCATCATCACATATGCCAGATATACTTACTATTTTGG ATATCAGTAGGCGATGTGATGAAAAATATAATGGGATGATTGATGTACAAAAACAACTCTATGGTGACATTTCCAAACCAAGTTTAGTTCAAATTCGTGATGTTTCTATATACACCTCAATGATAGAGAGTGTAGTAGCCCGTAAAAAGGTGTTTCTAGTTCTTGATGATATTAGTAGTATCGATCAGCTAGATGCGTTACTTGGAAGCAAAAGGTTTCACCCAGGAAGCAAAATTCTAATAACAACAAAGGATGCATGGTTGACACAGAGTTGTTCACCattcaaaacaaagattaaacCCAATCATGCAGAGCACAAGCTTGAAGGCTTGTCTACTACTGAATCACAAAAACTTTTGTGTTTTCATGCATTCATGTGCAACGATCCCAAGCCTGGTTATGAAGAGGTGTCACAAAAAATTGTGAAATATTGTGAAGGACATCCTATGGCTCTTAAAGTTTTGGGTAGGTCTCTACATAATCGAGATGTAACTTATTGGGAGGGTTACATAGACAGACtgaagaaagaaaatgattcCCCTATAAATAATATCTTGAGAATGAGCTTTGATTCTTTTCCATCAGAAAATGATAAGGACTTATTTAAGTATATTGCTTGTACTTTTGTTGGAATGGATAGAGATGATGTCGTAACAATATTAGAGGCATGTGGTATAGAAACAAAAATTGGGATCACGAATCTCATCGATAAATGCCTTCTTAGTATCGGATGGAATAATGAATTGATGATGCATCAGTTAGTTCAAGAGATGGGAAGATTTTTGGTACGTGAAGAATCACTTTACAAACCATGGGAACGAAGTCGATTATGGGGCCATGAGTCGTTTATGGTATTGGATCAAGAAAAG GGTACGAAAAATGTTCTAGGCCTTACCCTTGACATGAGAATGCTTGAGAAAAAGAAGTTAAATGGATCACTTGAGTTCAAAACAGATGCATTGAGTAAGATGGATAGGCTAATGCTTCTACAACTTAATTATGTTCAAATAATGGGCTCTTACAAGAATTTCCCAAAAGAATTAAGATGGTTGTGTATGCATGGGTTCCCTTTGAAATCTATACCTTCAGACTTATCAATGGAGAATGTGGTTGCTCTTGACATGTCATATAGCAACATTGAATCATTTGAGATTTGTTATAGCTATCCACAACGACTTCATAAGAGGCTAAAG CAATTGATTGGATCATGCACAAAAGACAAAAGATTGCTTGGATCATTGAAAATTCTTAATTTAAGTTTCTGTGAACAGATTCGTAGTGTTCGTGGCTTCGATCACCTCCCTAAACTTGAGAGTTTAATACTCAAAGGCTGTATTGGATTGCTTGAGGTTTGTGAATCAATTGAACAATGTTTTGAACTTGTCCTCATTGATCTGAGCTACTGCAAGAAGCTTGAAAAACTTCCAAGAAGCTTAGGGATGTTAAAGAAAGTTAAAACACTATTGCTAAACGGTTGTTATATCGGTGAATCTCAAATCAAGATTAGGGATATGGATTCATCGGAAATGTTGAAGTCTAACAATATTCGCATAAACACAATAACGTCTTCGTCCACTGTTGTTCTCCACGCTATGCCAAGTTATTCAAAGTTTTCTGTGATTTCTTTACCGAGATCTTTAGTAAGGTTGTCACTTGAGAATAATAATTTGTCCACTGAATCCTTTCCCACGGACTTCAGTTGCCTGTATATGCTAAAAAAGTTATATCTGGATGAAAATCCTATCGTTTCCCTGCCTAGTTGTGTGAAAACCCTTCCTAGGCTTGAGACACTTAGTATGAGAGATTGTAAAATGCTGACAACAGTCGAGCATCTTCCACATACACTCACACATTTAAACCTTCATTTTGATTCTAATAAACCTTTGCTACGAAAAGTTGTATTTGATCCACAAATGTCTCCACTCCAGTTCTCACTAGGACGGAGGATCGTGGCATTTTCATCATTTGAATGTGAAGGCATGGTGAAAATCCAACCAATGGCAGGGGTTGAGGAAAAGCTATTATGTAGTTTGGGTTGGACTAAGCTAGACTTTCTTAACGGAAAGCACGTGACAACTTCTTCTAGTTATGGAGAATCAGAGGAATCTGAAATCCAG ATGTATTACGAATTTGGAATATTCAGCACAATTTATGAAGGCCAAGAGATGCCGAATTGGATTACAGATAGAACCACAGGGCTATCGATGTCATTTACCATCCCATCATCTCCTAACCACCTCACTGGAATAAATTTTTGTTGTCAGTTGGCTTCTCCATTTCCTGATGAGAAGCTTGTATTAGTAGATTATGTTCTCCTTGATTTTCCGGTGATCAAACTTAGTAATATAACAAAGAATCTCACCTGGATATACGACCATTACATTGACAGTGTCTATGCAGGTGGAGATTGTGTAATATTGTTAAGCCATTGGATGTTTGGGATGAATGAGATGGAATGTGGTGACCACGTTATTGTTAGTGTGAGGTGGGCACCGGATGATATTGGTGATGCAGTTAGCAAGGAGTGTGGGGTGAGTTTTGTGTATGATGAtggaaaaaaagaagaagaaaaagaagaagaagaagatgtgcTGGGTTATTACAAGTCATGGAATCACATCATTGGTGGAGATCTCACTGCATTCCAAACAACAACAGGAGAATACATCCTAAGCAAAGATCGCATTCTGTGGCCTAGCCTTGATATAGCTCTACTGAACTATTATTATCTGTGTGTAGAAGGCGCCCACTTTAAAG ATAAAATATTTTCCTTTAAAGCTTTGTCCCAAAGGAAGTCTGGCGTACCAGTGGATCATGGCCCATAA